The window ggagctggcagtggaTGACAGCACTAAGGAGAGCAGGATGCTTGGGACAGCCCTGGTCCTTCTTGGCCTGATCATGGGCATGCAGAATGTGGAGATGTAAAGCCTGCTCCCACCCAGACCCAAAGCCCAGATAGCCTACACCATGCCTTGAACCACAGATTGCTTGACCAAAATTTCATTGACCAATAGCAAGAGTTACCTCAATCTTCTGGATTCTTTTTAGTCTtagagaagatgaagaaaaagctgTCTTTGCTTTTTGGATTGATCTTCTTGCTTCTGCTTCTAGTTTTGTTTCTGGACGTGGGTGGTCGTGAGCTCCTTTGCACTTTAGAAAGTAATTATGGTACATTAAAGGTAGAAGCAATCTTGTTAATAATCTTAAGAGAACAGAATTTATACCACAGGCCAAAATCACATATTATGGCCTAATGTAATGCTCTGTATTTAATAGAATTAGGTTCCTGTGAGCTCAAATAATAAGCATATCCCAGATGAAGTGGGATGGGTAGGGTAGAAACCCTTTGAAATCATAAAATCAGTGCACCACATTTATTTGTAGAAGACAGTTCCCCCAACAGAGCCCCAGCTGAACCCCCTGCAGTCACTTTAATTCTTCTTACAGTTTAGACATATTTATCTGaacattaattttcattggCTTCCACagagaattaattttatctAGCCTGCACATAAGTGAAAGAGTGGAAAGCAGGCAAGTGGTAATGTTACTAAACCAGGACTACAGCTTCCAGAAATAGTGCCCATTATTTAAACACTTGCATACACTGTGTTCCAGGTATAAGTTACATATAATACATAGATGGCATTTTCCGTAGACAGTCCCTTGCGTACAACCATCTCCTCTTCCAAGATGCCCTCATGATTATGTGCAGTGCCTTGGATAAGGAGAAGACATAATATGGTATTTCTGAGGATTTCTTGGTTCCTGTGTACCTGAggcaaaacacttcaaaatcGACACGTTTTCACAGAAgcctaaataaaaaatacaccaTGCTGTAAAATCATAGTAGCATAGGCTAATTTAGGCTGGAAGGGCCCTCTAGCTCAAcctcctgctcaggcaggactAACTTCAGAGTTAGATCAGGTTGCTTAGGACCTTGTGAAAACTTTTTCTCCTTATGGTCATTTGACCTTGTCATATTCAATAACCCCTATCTGttggaacaaaaaaatttgcaaaataaaacttaaaatacCAGTCTTTAAAATTAACTTGCATAATGTTAAGTAATTTTATACCAACCTGGAAAAATATGAATTGGCCTTCATGCCTCCAGAAGTTGGTAACTGGGTAACCACCATGGCCTCGGcaggaaaggagctgcagtggtCCATTGCAGTTTGGACAGCATTTCCCTGGAGCAAGGGTAAGGGGAAGCATTTTCTATACAGCACCAGCTAGATGAATCCCATGTGATACAATGGTTCATTGGTGGCAGATTGCTACTTCTGGTTTGGTGCTTAGAAATTACACTGACAGAAACTATGTGAAAAACTTCCAAACATAAGCAAAAATCAATATAAACAAACTAATCATTGGAAGggatttattctttattctgtCCGTTATTAAATATAAccttcaaaaattatttctattacaATGTTATTACAATCttatcatttattttcatggtcAGTTTTAGTTTTTCTCTTGTCAGTGTTTGGAATGTCATATGTGTTTCTAGAGAACCTTGTTCTGGCCCTAGTGAGCACCTGAGTAATACCTTTCTTTAGCTAAAATGTACATCAGATCCAGAAATCAGTATGTGCTAGCTCTACTGAGCAATCACAATTGTTTGGAATGGTCTTGTTAAAAATGTGTGTGCAGCTCATGTTCTCTGTTTGCATTGTCTGGCTCCAGTGACGTGACTGTGGGGCCTATTTTCCAGTCATCACAGTTTATGAGCAGCTTCTTTCCTGCAAGACTTGCCTCCTGGGCCAGTGCAATAATGAAGCCAACACTTCAGGtgggcaggaacagcagggcagtgcaggaaCTGCCTGCACTGTGCAGCTTTCTCAGTACCCTCACTAATGGGCCTGAGAAGGCTGGGAACCAATCCCTAACCAGCAAaaacagagatttaaaaatgtttagggaaaaaaagaaaataaacaagcagaTGACTATGCTCCAACAATTAGAAGTGTAAAATGCATTGTTTGAAATCAAGAGTTGCATTGGAATAAAAGGAATTGCAGAAGGAAGGCAGGGTAATCCAAAGGGTATCCTATACTTTGATTTCTATGATGTGTTCACTTATGAGCTGCCATACAATGAACTGCCATGGTTGTACTCACGCTGTTGTTTTTGCCTGGCTTTATCACATATGGCTGGTCTTAGGTAGATCTTCCTCCCATCCAAGGTAGAGCAGTTGTTGCCACAAACCACCACCCCAAGGCAGGACTTTTTTAAGATGCGAGAGTTGTGGTTGTTGGTGTTTCTCattgcccagctgctgtggtgcCTCTGAGCATTTTTATCCTCTGAGCTATAGATATGTTTTACATAGGAATCTGGCCATTCTTGAAACCAGTCTGTCTGGCTCACATgctgtgaaaaaagaaaaacaaaccacattTTAGGCTGGGGAAGCAAAAAGCTTgtccaggagctgagcagagttGGACGTCTGCTTGGTTCCTGTAGCCTAGGTGACTCTAGCACCCCAGCAGAAGATGCTGATTGTCAGGAGGGAGCAGTGGAGATAAGACAGGAAAACCACAGATCTTTGTGGCTCCCTGCAGGCCCCAGAGCATTGGGAAGGCCTGGCCAGGAGCTTGTTCTCATTcacccaaccaaccaaaaagaataaaaaacacaaaaaaaccaccccagagcAAACACTATGCCTCAAGGACAACAGAGAAAggagcaataaaaataaaactgggaaaaaaactccaaagacCCAAATCAAATGTGATGTAATGTGATCAAACATCATCACAAATGTGATGTGATGTACACATCACATCAGTGTACATCAGTGGGTACAGTCAATATAGTAAAATGCAGTAAGCTGTAAAGCACCTACCATACCTGATGAtgattttgagggaaaagtTCTTGTAAGGGATACAAAAGCTTAGtagaaatttcctttaaattgcTAATCCCAGAACTGAGAGCCATGGCAGCACTAAGAACATCAaccaagaagagaaaaattcccATGCTGCCCTGGTAGCCACTGGATAGCGTAGGGAAGGGTGTCCATGATGCCTCCAGACTGAAGTGCAGGTGAAAGTCACCTTGGGCtgaaaggcagggaaggggacaTCATGGTACATGGAGGCTTTGAGCAAACAGCACTATTATagcagggaggaggctgggatCCAGTAagaaggcagggctgggagctgaaaggcagagctggatgctgaaggactgcagcaggaggaatttggCAGAAATATGCAgagctgagggacagggaggtgacattggtgtgcagggtgtgtggGCTTTCACTGGAGAGCATGGTTGAAACTTTTAGCTAAGAGAACTAGAAAAGGACAGAGGGATAGGAAAATCACTCTTCTCTCAGCAAATCTCTGCAAACATGAAGCAAGGTTTCCCTAGGTGCTCATGAAAAGACTTGCCTCCATGTGGGAagacagctctggagctggagccCAATCTGCAACGAGACTGAATACCCACAGTAGCAAGGCAGTGGTGGGTGCTGTGCTCCCTTCTCAAAAAGCACTACCCAGGGCAAAAAGCAAATCCTGGACAGCTCTAATTAAGTGCCTACAGCAGAAGGcaccttttttccctctgctttctgtGCACCTAATCCACCAGTGAAAACAATGCCTTTGCAGATTTGCTATATTTCATGCATCAACAGCTCTTTCAATAATACATTTAAGGAGAAATGCATGGAAATGTCAATAATTTCTCAATATTCTCTAGCAAAACTCCCCCATACCTTGAGGTGACAAAGGGAATAAGGGCCATGAGTCGTAGATGACTGAGAAAGCATTTAAGATCAGTGGTGGAGGTGACTGGTCAGAACTAAATAAATTTCTATGACACAGGCACATACCTGGGGAAGTTTGATGTCATTGATATCCCAACTCGTCATTTCTCCATGTCGGGAAGCAGAGTCCTCCTGCTCCATAACAGAATCATCTGCacctttcagcatttttgaaTTCCTTCCCAAAGTTAGCAAGAAAGTTGCTCCTGGCTGCTTTTGAAGTTGCCTGGCTGTCTGCAGTCTCAAGCAGTTTACAACCAGGAAGCTGTTTCCTGAAGCTAAATGATAGAGAGGCTGCTcattaaagataaaaatcagtGTTCTTCTGCCAGAAAAACTTGTTCCATTAAAAGTTTTGCAAGCCAACAAGGCAGTGGAAAATATAGCTTAGAGATAGCCTGTGATGTTACAGAGACATCATTACCAGCAAGCAAATTGTGCTTGTGGCATCTGATTTGCTTGCTCAATCTCCTCTCATGCCAGGTTTATAGCCATGTAACTCTGCTCACAGGCTCTTCATACATCTGATCCAACCCTGGCTCTGTACTCCCAGAGCCAAACTGACTgaacagctcagcagctgtTGAGGGGTCTTTGAGTCACTCCTTACCTGTTACATATTTCTCTGCATGTGACAAAGGTGGCAAAAGAGGGGTCTGCCCCACCACTTCAGAAGAAATGGTGCACCcccatttaaaatattgctggtATCTCTGAGAGCTTACCAGTTGCACCAGGGAAGTATAGAAAAGGAGGTTGGGCTGTCTGCATTTTCCTATTTCAATggcatactgaaaaaaaatcccaccaacGTATGTTTGTTAAAACCAACAGGTTTTCcctgaaattttttaaagtatgtgGCTGCCCTACTCTGAATTTCAGTGCCAGCCAAGCTTAATAAAatattgtgtttgttttgtctggggtagagttcattttcttcacagtggcagGTGTAGGGTGGTTTTGGATTTGctctgaacacagggttgataatgTAGAGATGGTTTTGTGTTTAATCCTCAGGGATCCCATGCATGAAaaactttgtttcctttgctaATGAGAGAAAAGGTGagtcagttttctttttctggaaactGGGaagtttctgtgttttcaggaaGGTCACTGTAGCTATGTCAATTAAGGATTTATTAGAATACTGAGAAGTGAGAGAAGTAAAATCTACCTGATGGTCTAGTACATAGACTTTCAAAAGCATAATGCATTGTTATTTCTGGCTCTGCATATATGTATGGCCCTCAGAAAGTGATTTAGCCTCCATGCCTTAGTTTACTTATTTATAAATACCTGTGATCTTTCTCATGTTAATTATCACCTCTAAAGGAAGACTCTGTGGATTTTTGCAGAGCACTTGAGACATTTGGCTGTTTGGTTCTCTTGGCAGCATAGTCAGAGCACCATTGCCCCATTTTGTGACTCAGattgtgggggaaaaagaagcaaaatatcCTCCACGGGAACAGACTCCCACAGAGAGGGCCTGAGTCCCCACCAGACTCAGGGATCTCAATTGAGGGCACTGCACTGGGAGGGCAACCAACAGGTTCAAATGAGATGTTACTACAGAGGAGAAGGGAACACagtaaatcagaaataaaaacctCTGTAAGAAACATTAGGTCTCCATGTATTTTCCTACTGTGCTACAATGAAAATGGAGATAGTAAGGTCAGGACAAACAAAATACAAGCTGCATTAGAAAACTGAGTTGAATTTGCTAAACAAATCACCCTTGACTACTGTGTGCTCTAAAACATGAATTGATTTGTTACACAATTCAAAATTTTAGTcacattgcttttaaaattatttttctaaatgagATGGCTtggaaattgatttttaattttcttctttagagaaaatggaatatttcttctttatacTATATTAATAGGGCTAAAACAATAATGAAATATTACCTTAAAGATTAACAAAAGACACAGATAATTTCATCTTAATGCACACAAAAAATGAAGTTTGAGAGAATCATACATATTTAACAACTTGCAGGCAAAGCCTTCCACTACTTATTTCTCTAGACTCTTGTGCTACAGCATTTCTACTAGTGTTGTTGTGATATGTCATGGAAGTTGAACACTAGGCAAGACAAAATCAAAAACataggaaagaaataatatttgaagATCTGCTATTTAATTCTTAGTTCTATATAACATCTGAGATAGGTTACAATACATTTAGAAAGAGATTTAAGCCATATATTTGATGACTTAACTAGCAAGGATTTGGAAAATTTCCTCTATTTTCTTTACAAGTACTTGGTGTTGACCACTTAGGAAAAGgattatgaatttttaaaataaattatgtatatTTCCAATTTACATGAGCCTAGAGGTTCACTTAATTCAATATCACCTACAAAATCTTATTTGGAAGGACAGTCTGGCAGACCACAAGCACATATAGATTTCAGCAGTTCTTCAGGAACCATCAACAGCAAGAGACTGAGGACTGGAAAAGCCTTGGAGCTGTAAAAGGCTTCTTGCACTCAGGCTCCTGCTCGGGAGAGGGCTGTGCAAACCCCGcagggcagcccccagggaaagcagctgtccctgcaggggctgcccgCTGCTgtccagctgccagctctgcagtcctgctggctggcagcaggagcacgtGGATGTCACCTGTCACAGGGCACTCTCCAGGTCAAGCTCCTTTCTTGCATCATTTCACCAGCACACAAAGAGGGTTCTTCAGTCAGCGCTTCCATCAGTCTTCCTTTTGCTCTTTGGTGTCATCTTTCAATGATGACGTTTCAGTGACGTCAGGTGCAGTCAGTGGAGCTTTACCTGGGCTGAGTTACCTGTCCCACCAACAGCCTATGTCGCACTATCTTCCACGGCTGCCTTTGTGCCTTGCCTCAGGTTCATGATTTTCTCTGACACTGAAAGTTTCACCCTGCTGTGGGAGCTCTCctgcttcactgctgctgtttgccttTGCAAGCTCCTCGTCCCACTTCTATTTACTGCAGAGTTTCATGGTGCTGCTCCACAGGAACCAAGGAACATGCATATTTATATCAAGATGCTACTGATACTCCTTGAGGAATATTGCTCTAGACTGGTCTGACTTTTTAACAAATACATTCTGTAAACTTGAAAGAAACAACAAATTTTATCTTCCAGTTCAGCCTTTCTGTTTGATAACTGTGGCAGCAGGATGAAGCAATACAATTATCCCCAGATGTGGAGTATAAACTTACTGCAAATAGATGTGTCATTTATGAGAAAGTTTCTGCCTGTGGAAAAATGCACTCACTGGGAATGCTGCGTATTTTCAATAAGCAAGGAGAcaaacttttgttttcagattgtCCTGACCTATCCTCAAGTTGGCTGCCTCTATATTCAACATAATTTGAAATGCTTATGCTATCTTCACCATTCAGCATCCAAAAGTGGAAGCTTCTCCCCTGTGATCTGGGTCTTAGAAGGAAGATGGACATATTTTGAgacagaaatacttttaaatccTTGGTTGATTTTGTTTAgactttgtttctctttaattCTTTTCTCAAAACTGTTATTTTAATGGCCTTTGAGATCTGCAACAGCTGATGAGCTCATATTTTTGTTCAGTTACCATACTTCTGAATTCTGGACTGCTCTGGATAAAAAGTCAGTTGTAGGTGGTATAGTTCTCCTGGCTTTGCTTCTTCAGTCCCATTCAgtgaacaatttttaaaaaaatgctttttaaagcaaGTTTTGGTTTCCCACCTTTTCCAAACATCCTCTTTCTAGAGCACTGTCTCAGGTGACATAGTCTGCAGGCTTCTCTGGTTGTCACATCACGCAACACAGACATATCTACACCACAGATTGTAAACCAGACAGATTAGCACAGAGTTCATCTCAAAGCTCAAACACTGATCCATGTCTTGGCATCTTTTTTCTTACATCACTCCTGCCCTCATGGGCTCAGGCCACTTCTCAGACACTCAGGGTGTCTCTGCCATAGCACTTGGGAGGTGCTGTGTGTTCCGGCCTGTGCTGCACAGACCAAGGATGGACACATGAACCATCTACTATGGGGATACTCAAATCCCGCTCTTGGGATGGTAATTTCTTGAACAGCTCTTACTCAACTGCCTGCAACCATCTTAGTTTTTCCTCTGTGTCAATTGAACAGTCATTTGGCTGcaatattctcatttttcattttctgttttacttttctGGCTATTTCCAGAAAAGAGATGCAGCTGGGGGCATGAGTTTTCAGAGGCTCTGCCACATGAGTTTCATGTCCACACACTTGTATTGCATAGGGTAAATATTTTTGCCAGGCCTCTCAGTCCCTCTTCTTGAGGAAACTGATATCCATCCACATCTGAATTAGCTTCCAAGCTGTGTTCTCAGCTGGAGCCTGGTAGTTTAATGACTTACTATTGAACAGAATAGTATCAATACTCtgtcaatattttttcctttttctccaggaCAGTGTTTTACTATCAAATTCTAGGAATGTGTCTTTTTCTGCCATGTGAAGAACATGCTCCAAGTGAAAGGTTTGAGGCCTGAGCTCATTTCAATCATTGTTTGTAATGCTTgagtatataaaaatacatatttcactttatttcttGATATCTCGTTATTAAAGCTGTGGTCTATAATTCTTTGGCAGTGAAGTCTaggtttttatttactttattcatctctttaatttttctgtattaacaTATCAGACACTCTGCAAAATGTGTGATGCTCTAGACATCATATTAACTTACTGGGGTAAAATTAATGATAGCTATTCCACAGATGCAATATCACCAGGGCAATATATCAGAATAAATGTTTTGATGCTGCAAAAGATGTAGGTCTGGCTAAAATTTTGGGTTAACTTGTTCACCTTTCTGACCATATAAACTATCTGTCCTCTTTTGtggagtttgtttgtttgtttttgtgaggttttttcactaaaatcaTAAATTCACATGCTTTAGCTGGAATAGCTGGTTTCTATGGATCTAAAATTTTAGTTGGAATGCTTTTTGTAGGTcatgtttaaaaattacaatcTCTTAGTGACATTATTAtgatgcaatttaaaaattaccttaGTTTGTGGACATTCTGCTTTCTTATTTTGCTAGTTTCAAAGAATAAGGTATTCAGTCCTTTTGTCTCTTGATCTGATATTCAATTTCTTATCTTGCCTTTGCATCTggtataaatacatttaattttgcaGTTCTGCCTGGCATGAACATCACGTGCATGCAAAATTCTCATGTCATGGATTGACACTCACTGAATGCAGTGCTTTTCCttacaattctgtgattttctcttttgtgattTAAAGAATGTGTAATTGCTAAATGAGTTGTCTTTCACATCCTTCTGCTTCAGAACAGGAATTTGATATGTCACTGTGATTGCTGTTTTCCTTGTTCCCACTCTGTTGCTGCAATATGCATTCTAATTTTGAGTTGTTGGAGCTGACTAATTTCTGAT of the Camarhynchus parvulus chromosome 3, STF_HiC, whole genome shotgun sequence genome contains:
- the GCM1 gene encoding chorion-specific transcription factor GCMa; amino-acid sequence: MLKGADDSVMEQEDSASRHGEMTSWDINDIKLPQHVSQTDWFQEWPDSYVKHIYSSEDKNAQRHHSSWAMRNTNNHNSRILKKSCLGVVVCGNNCSTLDGRKIYLRPAICDKARQKQQRKCCPNCNGPLQLLSCRGHGGYPVTNFWRHEGQFIFFQCKGAHDHPRPETKLEAEARRSIQKAKTAFSSSSLRLKRIQKIESLTGAMPTQEPLPLLLSYPDAHMPPANFRGHLSKSSQEPTLSSCSGQLPFLRRAGEDGASREAPTWSRGLSLRGTPRAGRLSSVPAVPSTAPSPQQCTHLSTQHVLPMAEGGHGPFSSDVGPLGDGSCGTESPLAFGPCVPPPAAPQGGPCPMVRGAQPQPQLPLPPRGREGHRGGGGHHVRLNYCNNDVFFNLYPLR